The following nucleotide sequence is from Desulfatirhabdium butyrativorans DSM 18734.
CTCATCCATGCCGCAGCCGTTGTCTTCGACCTCGATCACCAGTTCCTTGGGAGGCTGTTTCCGGGTCAACACCTTCAGTCTTACCCAGGAATCCGTTTTATCACAGGCCTGAGCGGCATTGATCAAGAGATTGACCATGATCTGTTCGACAGCCTGCGAGTCTGTCACCACGACAGGCAACTCGGCCGCAATATCCGACTCGAAATTTCGGACGGTTTTTTTGATGCGTCCCATGCAGATACTCAATGTCTGCTCGACCATCTTCCGGATATCGACTGGATGATTCGATCCGGTGCCCCGGTCCCGGACGAAATCCCTGAGGTTCGACACGATCTGGTTTATTCGCTGAGAGCCGTGGCTGATGTTCTGCAGCAGATTGAAACAGTCTTTCCGAAAATCCGGGTAGGGTCTGCCGAAAGCTTCGAAATCGGGATGGCGCTCCGCATGATCGTCGGTGAAAGTCAGCAGAAACTCCATATAGGATCGCAACACCGGAATGTTGAATACGATGAAATTGTTCGGATTATTGATTTCATGGGCGATGCCGGCAACAAGGGTCCCCAGGGAAGCGAGTTTTTCGCTTTGGATGAGCTGTCGATCCATCAGACGAATCTGGGTGATGTCACTGATGCGAATGATGGTCGCTTCGACATTTCCGGAGGCATTTCGAACGGTATCCATAAAAATGCGCTCGATTCGATCCGAGTAAACCAGACCCTTTCGCTCGAAATGCCCGCTGAGCCCGGCCAGTTGATGAAAAGGCCTCTGGCATCCTTCGCAAGGCGTTTGGTTTCCCCGAAGCTCGAAACAGAACCGGTTGCTGAAGGACGCTTCCTCGGGAATCCCATAGTATTTTCCGAACGCCCGGTTCCCCCGGATGATCTTTCCCTGCTCGTTGATCACGAGAATCGGATCGGAAATCCCGTCAAGCGTCATGCGCAACATGGCTTCGCTTTCGGCCATCCGGTCTTCGGCCATCTTTCGCAACACGATATCCCAGGCGATGTTGGCAAGACTCGAAGCGGTGTTTATGTCTTGATCGTCATAGAGCATTCTTTTGTTGCCGACGCCGAGAAAGGCGACCACGCGATCGGATCGTACGATGGGGACGGTGAGCATCTTGGTGAGTTTGGGATGACCTTGAGGCTGCCAGCAATTGGGATGTCCGGCAAAATCGAGTTCGTGGTGCGTCGCGGGTTTCCGGTTTTGGATGCACTGGGCCAAGAGGCCTTTCGGATCCAGAAAGTCATGCCCGGATTCTTCCGTTTCGGATACGGTACAACCGGCTCGGGTGCGGGTGGACCAGCACTGGAATGAGGGTTTTGCCGTTTCGGAATCCAGGAAATGGAAAAAGCCGACACTGCTGCCGGTCATCGCCTCTATGGTATCGATGATTTTCAGGACCAAATCTCCGATGTCGTGGTTTTTTGCAAATTCGCTCAGTTCAAGCCCGATTTCCAGAATTTTCTCCCTGCGTTTGCGATCTTCGACTTCGACGCGCAGCAGGTTGTTGGCAATGATCATGTCGATTGCCCGGTCGCTGAGCTTGCGTTGCAATTCGTTGCGCGACGATTCGAGCGAGTCTTTTTCCGCTTTGAGCTGAAGATCGAGCTTGTGCTTGAAGAGTATCGTCTTGACAGTGGCGACCAGTTCCTTGGGCGAGACGGGTTTCAGCAGATAGCCGTAAGGCCCGATTTGTTTGGCCCTTTCGACCAGGCTGGTCTGGGAGAAACCGGTCAGAAACAGGACGGAAGTGTCGATGCTGGCGCAGATCTGTTCCGCAGCGTCTATGCCATCCATTTCTCCGGCCAGTTGGATATCCATTAGGATCAGGTCAGGCCGGATCGACAGCGCCACATTGATCGCTTCTTCGCCCGTTGCGACGGGATCGGGTACGGTATAGCCTTGTTTGGTGAGAATCTGGACCAATTGAAAGGCCAGAATGCCGTCATCTTCTACGATCAGGATCGTTTCTGTCGTCATGTCGATTTCCAGAGAATAATGGTTTGTGATCGCGGTATTCGTCGATCCTTCAGGAATTATTTTTTGATAAACTCGCAAAAAGTCAGTGGGTCTTCAGCGAGCCGCATGGAGGCGGGTACACCTTTTTAGCTGCATCGGAAAAACTCAGCCGCCCGAGCTCGTAAGGACCGGGCATGTGGCCAGACATTCCAGGAGAGAGCATCTCATTGAAATAGCATGCTTTTCAAATACAAGCCGAAGCGTTTTGCATGCCCGGCCCAATCACGCCTTTGGCGTGATCTCCGGCGGCTTCAAACAAGTTTCCGCTGCAGCATCAAAAGGCGTACCCTCTCCCATGCTCAGGCCCGGAACTACCCGAAAATCGGAATTAGATCGACTTGTTGCGAGTCCATCATTTTTTGACCGGGAAAATGATCCGAATGGTGGTTCCGGACGTACGATCCACCTCGATTTTTCCGCGGAGCTGATGTTGGCCGAGCATTTTCACCAAGGTCAAACCGAGTGTCTCGATATGCGCCCAGTCGGGATCCGAAGGCAGGCCGACACCGTTATCCGAAACGCTCAGGCAAACTGTATCGTTATCTCTGGCCGCAGAGACTTCGACAATGCAACTCCTGTTCCAGTGGCAGGCGATTTCTGGCGGAAATGCGTACTTGAAGGCATTTGTCAGAAGCTCCGTCACGATGAGCCCGCAGGGAACGGCTTCATCGAGACCCATCAGCACCCCCTGGGCATTCGTGTGGATGACGATGTCCTCCTGGTGCTCATAGGAGGCGACGATATGTTGGACCAGCGATTCGAGATAGGCCTGAAAATCGATCCGGGAGAGGTTGTCGGAATGATAGAGTTGCTCATGCACGAGGGACATCGAGCGAATCCGGGCACACAGCTCCGTCATGGAATCCCGATGCAACGAATCGGACATTTTCCGGCTTTGCAGATCGATCAGACCGATGATGGCGGCCAGGTTGTTCTTGACCCGGTGATGAATTTCCCGCAGCAGCACTTCTTTTTCGGAGAGCAGCTTCTGCAGCAGCGCTTCCGCTTTCTGCCGCGCCGAAATTTCGAGTTTCTGCGACTGGTTGGCTTCCCAGAGCTCCTGGGTTCGCTTCCGAAGCGCATCGCTGGATTGCTGGATTTCGCGGTATTTTGCCACAAGGATGCGGACCATTTTATCGAAATTATCGATCAGGGTCTTGCTCTCTGTCACCATGCTCCTGGGCCAGGGTTCCACAGCCGGATCTTCGCTTCCATCGAGCAACCGGTCCGGCAAACGGCCCGTTATGGTACACAACTGATCGAAAATCGCGATGGAGCAGCGGCTCAGCCATTCGGTCAGCGCCAGTGCCGCAAGTAGAAAAGCGAACAGCATGGTCAGCTCCTGGCTGTATTTGTCAAAGAGGTCCTTGCGATCCGGACCGAGCGAATGCTCCAGCACCAGCCGCCACCCGCTTACTTCGTCGATCAGGCGCATGGTGATGTATCGGGTGTTTTTCCACCGTTCCATGATCGAACTGTTGGCAGGCATATCGGGTAGCCACAAGCCGATGGATTCATCGATGCGCCGAAGTGTCCCCTTGGGCCTCTCGATCGGTTTCATCGCCGGCTGTCCCGGTCGATCGGTGAAAACGACTTTTCCGTTCCGGTCGATCAGGGAAAAGGATAAGGCTTCATCGAAAGCGGCCGCTTCCAGTTGATTGCGGATCGGATCCAGGTTCAGGATACCTTCGATATATCCAAGGAGCCGATCTCCTGCAGCAACGGGTGCCACCATTGCGGCAACGGGTGAGGCCGAATTCCGGCGATCATCCGCAAAGACGTCGGTCAGCATTGCCTGCTGAATATCCTTTCGAATGGGATACCATGGACGATCCGTCAATGTCTTTCCGGTCGTGGCCGAGCCTGTCCGATCCAGGTCCGGCGCGGACAGCAGCACAGTCCCCTGTGGATCGGTCAACGCGATTGCGTCGTAATGGCTGTCGGCTTCCTGAAGAATCTGCAGGGTCCGTCCGGTTTGATCGGCATTTTCTGAAGCAGCCAGTTTGGCAAGTCGGCAGATGGTGGTTTTTCGATGGTTGATCCAGAGATCGATCAGATAAGCGAGTTGCTTGGATTGTTGGCGAAGCGTCGTCTGAATACGGGTATCCGTTCGGGAGCTGTCGATTCTGCTCTCGATGGCGATCAGGGCTACTACCGGTACGAGCAGAATGAAAAAGCTCGAAACTTGAACAATGTCCCGGATCGATACGGGCGTGTGCCGATGGCGAATGCTGAATCCGATGACGATCAATCGGGCAAACAGGGCATTCATGATCCCGTTGATGGCCTGCTTGACCATCACGAGCAGCACACCGTGAACGGATACGTGCATGATGCCCATGTAGAAAAGCGCCACAAGCGGCATGCCGCAACAGATCCAGTACAGCACGTCTGCGGCGATCAACCCGATGTTGCGGCGGGTGGTCACCCAGCCGACCACCGCTACTTCGGCAGCCTGGATGATGATGGCGTACGGATGGTTCCACAACACAATGGTCCAGGTGGAAATGACGGCTGCGGCAAGGATTCCTGGCAGAAGGCCGAAAAACTGCAGGGTGATCAGGGCGAACATGCTGCCGAAAAGGAAATCGACATTGAAGAAAAGCTCTATTTTCAGAATGTTGCCAGCAATCCCCAGCCCGATCAGGACGATGAACCACAGAAATCGGGATCGGTGAACGGGCCGGGAAAACCAGGTGTTCAAGAAGGTTGAGGCGGTTTGCATCACAAAACTCCGCGGGGCGCAGCCCTATCGAAAAACCCTTTGCCCTATTCTCTTATACTGCCCACTGCCCACTGCCCACTCCCAAATGCCCCGAACAACATTTTCCGTTCAGGTATTTCATTGCAGGAAGTCCGCCGGAGTCTTCCGTACATTGAATTCGAGTTTCCACTGGCGGGAGTCGATCTGCGACATGCACCAGAGTTCGAGTGTGCCGATTTCGGTCACGCGGATCTCCAGGCCGACCGGGATGCGCTCACGGCTTTCGCCCTCCAGCCGCGTTTCCATCGTTGCAACCGGTTCGATATCGCCTTCCCAGGATTCCACCATTTCGCCGGGGACATCCTCTTTCCGGGTGTTTGATGCCATCAGATCGAAGGTGGCTGTCTCGCCGACCAGAAGGGCAAAGGAACGATCCGCTATGGGCGCCACGGCACCTTCTTCCATTCCGAATGCGGCAATGCAGAGCGCTTTGACCGGTGCAGGCATGCCGGGTACGGCAGGCATCGATGCCGCCACACCGATATAGTAGGTCCGGTTCAGACCGCTGCGAATCCGGATGCCTCCGCTCTTTCGGGCCATTCCGGAATAGGCTGCGCCCCGTGCAACGGAGCGGTCGTAATCCGCAGTCGGCAACTCCTGCAAGGACTTGCCGGCGCTCCAGGATTTCAGCAGCTCGATGAGGCGATTTCGCAGGATCGGGGATTTCATCACCCCGCCGTTGAACAGAACAGCCGTTGGCGTCTGATGCTCCGCCTGCAGATTCTGTCTGAGGAAAAGGGCCAGATGGCGGGTGATGGCAGGGTCGGTTTCATAGGCGATTCCGATTTCCTGGAGTCCGACCGTTTTGGAATGCAAGACAGTCGCCGTTGGCTCGCAGATCGGGAAAAATC
It contains:
- a CDS encoding ATP-binding protein — protein: MTTETILIVEDDGILAFQLVQILTKQGYTVPDPVATGEEAINVALSIRPDLILMDIQLAGEMDGIDAAEQICASIDTSVLFLTGFSQTSLVERAKQIGPYGYLLKPVSPKELVATVKTILFKHKLDLQLKAEKDSLESSRNELQRKLSDRAIDMIIANNLLRVEVEDRKRREKILEIGLELSEFAKNHDIGDLVLKIIDTIEAMTGSSVGFFHFLDSETAKPSFQCWSTRTRAGCTVSETEESGHDFLDPKGLLAQCIQNRKPATHHELDFAGHPNCWQPQGHPKLTKMLTVPIVRSDRVVAFLGVGNKRMLYDDQDINTASSLANIAWDIVLRKMAEDRMAESEAMLRMTLDGISDPILVINEQGKIIRGNRAFGKYYGIPEEASFSNRFCFELRGNQTPCEGCQRPFHQLAGLSGHFERKGLVYSDRIERIFMDTVRNASGNVEATIIRISDITQIRLMDRQLIQSEKLASLGTLVAGIAHEINNPNNFIVFNIPVLRSYMEFLLTFTDDHAERHPDFEAFGRPYPDFRKDCFNLLQNISHGSQRINQIVSNLRDFVRDRGTGSNHPVDIRKMVEQTLSICMGRIKKTVRNFESDIAAELPVVVTDSQAVEQIMVNLLINAAQACDKTDSWVRLKVLTRKQPPKELVIEVEDNGCGMDERTRQKIFEPFFTTKAVGEGTGLGLSICYRLMQELGGHIDVRSIEGQGSLFRVRIPVSIPGETLLLEHSPC
- a CDS encoding sensor histidine kinase, with the protein product MQTASTFLNTWFSRPVHRSRFLWFIVLIGLGIAGNILKIELFFNVDFLFGSMFALITLQFFGLLPGILAAAVISTWTIVLWNHPYAIIIQAAEVAVVGWVTTRRNIGLIAADVLYWICCGMPLVALFYMGIMHVSVHGVLLVMVKQAINGIMNALFARLIVIGFSIRHRHTPVSIRDIVQVSSFFILLVPVVALIAIESRIDSSRTDTRIQTTLRQQSKQLAYLIDLWINHRKTTICRLAKLAASENADQTGRTLQILQEADSHYDAIALTDPQGTVLLSAPDLDRTGSATTGKTLTDRPWYPIRKDIQQAMLTDVFADDRRNSASPVAAMVAPVAAGDRLLGYIEGILNLDPIRNQLEAAAFDEALSFSLIDRNGKVVFTDRPGQPAMKPIERPKGTLRRIDESIGLWLPDMPANSSIMERWKNTRYITMRLIDEVSGWRLVLEHSLGPDRKDLFDKYSQELTMLFAFLLAALALTEWLSRCSIAIFDQLCTITGRLPDRLLDGSEDPAVEPWPRSMVTESKTLIDNFDKMVRILVAKYREIQQSSDALRKRTQELWEANQSQKLEISARQKAEALLQKLLSEKEVLLREIHHRVKNNLAAIIGLIDLQSRKMSDSLHRDSMTELCARIRSMSLVHEQLYHSDNLSRIDFQAYLESLVQHIVASYEHQEDIVIHTNAQGVLMGLDEAVPCGLIVTELLTNAFKYAFPPEIACHWNRSCIVEVSAARDNDTVCLSVSDNGVGLPSDPDWAHIETLGLTLVKMLGQHQLRGKIEVDRTSGTTIRIIFPVKK